In Leptospira stimsonii, a single window of DNA contains:
- a CDS encoding pirin family protein, with amino-acid sequence MNLRKVKTVRPSLRAMEGGGFPVRRPFPVQDLIQLDPFLLLDEMGPVEYQPGKAIGAPEHPHRGFETVTYLLTGEMEHRDSWGNYGKLRAGDVQWMTAGSGLVHSELPSDEFQKSGGWMHGFQLWVNLPSSQKMSKPRYQDTPSEKIPDVESPDHKTRIRVIAGEVMGTKAVIETKIPILYYHLHLIPGADITIPVPESYNVFAFPFSGDGILHTEEGTRPVKEGDMVWFERGKGDVRFSLPENSPNGWEFLLIGGEPVEEPVARYGPFVMNTQDEIYQAFNDFQAGKMGTIHS; translated from the coding sequence ATGAATCTAAGAAAAGTAAAAACGGTTCGACCTTCGTTGAGAGCGATGGAGGGAGGGGGATTCCCGGTGAGAAGACCTTTCCCGGTTCAAGACTTAATTCAGCTCGATCCGTTTTTGTTATTAGACGAGATGGGACCCGTAGAATACCAACCGGGAAAAGCGATCGGTGCGCCGGAGCATCCGCACAGAGGATTTGAAACTGTCACTTATTTATTGACCGGGGAAATGGAACACCGAGATTCTTGGGGCAATTACGGAAAATTAAGGGCAGGTGATGTCCAATGGATGACGGCCGGCTCCGGTCTGGTTCATTCCGAACTTCCATCCGATGAATTTCAGAAGAGCGGCGGTTGGATGCACGGATTTCAACTCTGGGTAAATCTTCCTTCTTCTCAAAAGATGAGCAAGCCGCGTTATCAAGATACGCCTTCGGAAAAAATTCCGGACGTGGAATCCCCCGATCACAAAACAAGAATTCGTGTGATCGCGGGCGAAGTGATGGGAACAAAAGCGGTTATCGAAACTAAAATTCCGATTCTCTATTATCACCTTCATCTGATTCCCGGTGCGGATATCACAATCCCGGTTCCGGAATCATACAACGTATTCGCGTTTCCTTTTTCGGGAGACGGAATTCTTCATACGGAAGAAGGGACGAGACCTGTGAAAGAAGGGGATATGGTTTGGTTTGAAAGAGGTAAAGGCGACGTACGTTTTTCTCTTCCTGAGAATTCTCCGAACGGTTGGGAATTCCTTTTGATCGGCGGCGAACCCGTGGAGGAACCCGTGGCGAGATACGGTCCTTTTGTGATGAACACACAGGACGAAATCTATCAGGCGTTTAACGATTTCCAAGCCGGAAAAATGGGAACCATACATTCGTAA
- a CDS encoding OmpA family protein, protein MNFFSPDSFWFWVIPSLFLAGALYGFVFYRSPRKKKSIRKTLEPNRSPIQQKNISEDSGLVRQGSVFFGAGSSELDSDSVPFLDLLGKSLKERKDWKLQIDGWTDRFGNPATNRRLSFERAKRVQSYLCGRWELSASQIKIQGMGVEPRSIGADKARRADWKIIL, encoded by the coding sequence ATGAACTTTTTTTCTCCCGATTCATTTTGGTTTTGGGTGATCCCGAGTTTATTCTTGGCAGGCGCTCTTTACGGTTTTGTTTTTTACAGGTCTCCTCGGAAAAAAAAATCGATACGAAAAACACTCGAACCGAATCGATCTCCAATACAACAGAAAAATATTTCCGAAGACTCCGGACTCGTTCGACAAGGTTCCGTTTTTTTCGGCGCGGGTTCTTCCGAGCTGGACTCCGATTCTGTTCCATTCCTAGATCTTTTGGGAAAAAGTTTAAAAGAAAGAAAAGATTGGAAACTGCAAATCGACGGTTGGACGGACCGATTCGGAAATCCGGCAACCAATCGAAGATTGTCTTTCGAAAGAGCGAAACGCGTTCAAAGCTATCTTTGCGGGAGATGGGAGCTTTCCGCTTCTCAAATAAAAATTCAAGGAATGGGTGTGGAACCTCGATCCATCGGAGCCGATAAAGCGAGAAGGGCCGATTGGAAAATTATTTTATAA
- a CDS encoding DoxX family protein — protein sequence MDRWNQWLQEHRDWLVDFLRIYLGGVLIYKGLEFLSNTDGLIRLMEMNHAPMASALLAHYIVIAHICGGILLLSGLLTRFAAILQVPVLIGAVLFIHGKEGFMASGSNLPYAAMILLLLFHFSLYGSGRISADYYIETHKSV from the coding sequence ATGGATCGCTGGAACCAATGGCTACAAGAACATCGGGATTGGTTGGTGGACTTCTTACGGATCTATCTGGGAGGAGTTTTGATATACAAAGGTCTTGAGTTCCTATCGAATACGGACGGACTCATTCGTTTGATGGAAATGAATCACGCTCCCATGGCGTCTGCGTTACTCGCTCATTACATCGTGATCGCGCATATCTGCGGAGGAATTCTTCTTCTGTCCGGATTGCTGACACGTTTTGCGGCGATTCTTCAAGTGCCTGTTTTGATAGGAGCCGTTTTGTTCATTCACGGAAAAGAAGGTTTTATGGCGTCTGGATCGAATCTGCCTTACGCCGCGATGATTCTTCTTTTATTGTTTCATTTTTCGCTGTACGGTTCCGGAAGAATCTCGGCCGATTATTATATCGAAACCCACAAAAGCGTATAA
- a CDS encoding NAD(P)/FAD-dependent oxidoreductase yields the protein MNSKSKERIKVAVIGGGAAGFFGAIQIASGSDCSVTLLEKGKQFLSKVRISGGGRCNVTHHCLDPELLSKHYPRGERELRWAFETFGPKDTIRWYEERGVLLKTEPDGRMFPVTDSSETILQALFQEAKRVGVKLETEIEIHSVTPKESSKFEIKLKSGEILEFDKILFATGSGRKAWNWLEAMGHTILDPVPSLFTFKISDRRIEELSGLAFEKTECALSEFGYSQIGPLLITHWGLSGPAILKLSAKGARELFENEYNTTLKINLLPGMKKEEVRKKIEKEKELHPAKLISNTPVLGIPRRYWERILEIHSIGSSKTWSGLSSKDLHLLTEELTDARFQILGKGEFKDEFVTCGGVSRKEVNFKTMESKIVPGIYFAGEVLDVDGVTGGFNFQNAWTTSYIAAKGILSSY from the coding sequence ATGAATTCCAAATCCAAAGAACGAATCAAAGTTGCAGTCATCGGTGGCGGTGCCGCCGGATTTTTCGGCGCGATTCAAATCGCTTCAGGAAGCGATTGTTCGGTCACACTTCTCGAAAAAGGAAAACAATTTCTTTCCAAGGTGAGAATTTCCGGAGGAGGAAGATGTAACGTTACGCACCATTGTCTCGATCCCGAGCTTCTGAGCAAACATTATCCCAGAGGAGAACGAGAACTTCGTTGGGCTTTCGAGACCTTCGGCCCGAAAGATACGATTCGATGGTACGAGGAAAGGGGAGTTCTTCTCAAAACGGAACCCGACGGAAGAATGTTTCCGGTTACCGATTCTTCCGAAACAATTTTGCAGGCGTTGTTTCAGGAAGCAAAACGGGTTGGAGTCAAGTTGGAAACCGAGATCGAGATTCATTCGGTAACTCCGAAGGAGAGCTCCAAGTTTGAAATCAAGCTCAAGTCCGGAGAAATATTAGAATTTGATAAAATTCTTTTTGCGACCGGATCGGGGAGGAAGGCCTGGAATTGGTTGGAAGCGATGGGTCATACGATTCTTGATCCGGTTCCTTCTTTGTTTACTTTTAAAATTTCAGATCGACGAATCGAAGAGCTTTCCGGTCTTGCCTTTGAAAAAACGGAATGCGCTCTTTCCGAATTCGGCTATTCGCAAATCGGTCCTTTGTTGATCACACACTGGGGATTGAGCGGACCTGCGATTTTGAAGTTATCGGCAAAGGGCGCGAGAGAATTGTTCGAGAATGAATACAATACGACTCTAAAAATCAACTTACTTCCCGGAATGAAAAAAGAAGAAGTTCGAAAAAAAATCGAAAAAGAGAAAGAACTTCATCCAGCAAAACTCATCAGCAATACACCCGTTTTGGGAATCCCGAGAAGATACTGGGAAAGAATATTAGAAATTCATTCTATAGGTTCGAGTAAAACCTGGTCCGGTTTATCATCGAAGGATTTACATTTGTTAACCGAAGAGTTGACGGATGCAAGATTTCAGATCCTCGGAAAGGGGGAATTTAAGGACGAGTTCGTAACCTGCGGAGGAGTCAGTCGGAAAGAAGTAAACTTCAAAACGATGGAAAGTAAGATTGTCCCCGGAATCTATTTTGCAGGAGAGGTTTTGGACGTGGACGGAGTCACGGGAGGCTTTAATTTTCAAAACGCCTGGACGACTTCATATATCGCCGCGAAGGGAATTCTTTCTTCGTACTAG
- a CDS encoding VOC family protein codes for MIHHIAIGTPNVKNLSDFYETLPGLKRIKEHLNDDKTLRSVWFQSGSAVLMIESDSNVKGPKALIFSASVLEPSTINGLPKWIQETEYTKYFLDLDGNRIGYSSYPDPWPF; via the coding sequence ATGATCCATCATATTGCGATCGGAACTCCGAACGTAAAAAACCTCTCCGATTTTTACGAAACTCTTCCAGGTCTCAAAAGGATCAAGGAACACTTGAATGATGATAAAACGTTACGTTCCGTTTGGTTCCAATCGGGATCCGCCGTTTTAATGATAGAATCGGATTCGAACGTGAAAGGGCCGAAGGCGCTGATCTTCTCCGCCTCCGTCTTGGAACCTTCCACGATCAACGGTCTTCCAAAGTGGATTCAAGAAACGGAATATACGAAATACTTTCTCGATTTGGACGGCAATCGGATCGGATATTCCTCTTATCCGGATCCTTGGCCCTTCTAG
- a CDS encoding GNAT family N-acetyltransferase, which yields MSSDIIHSEKEFKFYTVFEGIESHLFYRDQGNIWDLVSTYVPSELRGKGIAADLVKTTLDKARSLDKKIVPSCSYVATFLERHPDYQDLVAK from the coding sequence ATGAGTTCCGATATCATTCACTCCGAAAAAGAGTTCAAGTTTTATACGGTTTTTGAAGGGATCGAATCCCATCTCTTTTATAGGGATCAAGGGAATATTTGGGATTTGGTTTCTACGTATGTTCCTTCCGAACTCAGAGGAAAAGGAATCGCCGCCGATCTCGTTAAAACGACATTGGATAAAGCTCGCTCCTTAGATAAAAAAATCGTTCCGAGTTGTTCTTACGTGGCGACGTTTTTGGAAAGACATCCCGATTATCAGGACCTCGTAGCGAAATGA
- a CDS encoding GMC family oxidoreductase has protein sequence MKSESSSLKKEIHYDFDYIVVGSGFGGSVSALRLSQKGYKVAVIESGKRWNSADFPKTNWNLRKFLWFPKLFCFGIQRINFLNDVMVLSGAGVGGGSLVYANTLYVPPEPFWKKTVVHKMGGRKTILPFYELAKKMLGVVENPRTWEPDKYMQETAKTFGIESSFIKTPVGVHFGKSGVDPYFGGEGPERNSCNDCGGCMVGCRYNAKNTLDKNYLYFAEKAGAVVVPETKVSRLIPLSEDGSEGYELQTEKTTSIFGSPRRSYKARGVVLSAGVLGTLGLLLKMKEEGILPNLSKRLGHIVRTNSESLIGVTLKDKKADLSHGIAITSSVFPDEHTHIEPVRYSNGSDAMNGLAAGVIVDGGGSIPRQLRFLIEVLKHPVHSISLLNPIGFARRTIILLVMQTVDNSIEIIRKRRWIWPFQKSLSSTQETGEKIPTYIPIANEFARRLAKITNGVARSSINEALLDIPATAHILGGCNIAETPEEGVVDLQNRVFGYQNLRICDGSMIPANLGVNPSLTITALSERAMSFVPLKEKEIHSFKFEKRWGIVGILGKTKNSSPKKRTSAKKKKK, from the coding sequence ATGAAATCGGAATCCTCTTCACTAAAGAAAGAAATACATTATGATTTTGATTATATCGTCGTTGGTTCCGGCTTTGGAGGAAGCGTTTCCGCTCTTCGACTTTCACAAAAAGGATATAAGGTGGCAGTCATCGAATCTGGAAAACGCTGGAACAGCGCCGATTTTCCGAAAACGAATTGGAACTTGCGAAAGTTTCTCTGGTTTCCTAAACTTTTCTGCTTCGGAATTCAAAGAATCAACTTTTTGAACGACGTGATGGTTCTCAGTGGCGCGGGAGTGGGCGGCGGAAGTCTTGTCTACGCTAATACGTTGTATGTTCCCCCCGAACCGTTTTGGAAAAAAACGGTCGTTCACAAAATGGGAGGAAGAAAAACCATTCTTCCCTTTTATGAACTCGCAAAGAAGATGTTGGGTGTTGTGGAAAATCCGAGGACCTGGGAGCCGGACAAGTATATGCAGGAAACCGCAAAGACCTTCGGGATCGAGAGTTCGTTTATCAAAACACCGGTAGGCGTGCACTTTGGAAAGAGCGGTGTTGATCCGTATTTCGGCGGGGAAGGACCCGAAAGGAATTCCTGCAACGACTGTGGAGGATGTATGGTCGGTTGCAGATACAATGCGAAGAATACATTGGATAAGAATTATCTTTACTTTGCGGAAAAAGCCGGCGCCGTCGTAGTTCCCGAAACGAAGGTAAGTAGACTGATTCCGTTAAGCGAAGACGGATCCGAAGGTTACGAACTTCAAACGGAAAAGACCACATCCATTTTCGGTTCTCCCAGAAGATCGTATAAGGCAAGAGGGGTCGTTCTTTCGGCGGGAGTATTGGGAACCTTGGGGCTTTTGTTGAAAATGAAAGAGGAAGGAATTCTGCCGAATCTTTCAAAACGTCTCGGACATATCGTACGAACCAACAGTGAGTCCTTAATCGGGGTAACTCTCAAGGATAAAAAGGCTGATCTTTCTCATGGAATCGCGATCACCTCGAGCGTTTTTCCGGACGAACATACGCACATTGAACCGGTGCGGTATTCGAACGGATCCGACGCGATGAACGGCCTCGCGGCGGGAGTGATTGTCGACGGAGGCGGAAGTATTCCGAGGCAACTTCGATTTTTAATCGAGGTTCTTAAACACCCGGTCCATAGTATCAGTTTATTAAATCCGATCGGCTTTGCAAGGAGGACGATCATTCTGCTCGTGATGCAGACAGTCGATAATAGTATCGAGATCATTCGTAAGAGAAGATGGATTTGGCCGTTTCAAAAATCGCTTTCCTCCACTCAGGAGACCGGAGAGAAAATTCCGACCTACATTCCCATCGCAAACGAATTCGCAAGAAGATTAGCGAAGATCACGAACGGAGTAGCCAGAAGTAGCATCAACGAAGCATTGCTCGATATCCCCGCCACCGCACATATATTAGGCGGATGTAATATTGCGGAAACTCCGGAAGAAGGAGTTGTCGATCTTCAGAATCGGGTCTTCGGTTATCAAAATTTGAGGATCTGTGACGGCTCGATGATTCCGGCAAATTTGGGAGTAAATCCGAGTTTGACAATCACGGCCCTTTCGGAAAGAGCGATGTCCTTTGTCCCTCTTAAGGAAAAAGAAATTCATAGTTTCAAATTTGAAAAGAGATGGGGAATCGTCGGCATTCTCGGAAAGACAAAAAATTCTTCTCCAAAGAAAAGGACGTCTGCGAAAAAAAAGAAAAAATAA
- a CDS encoding DoxX family protein — protein MFQKFFKTDSDLGSLILRVVAGVVMFPHGAQKVLGWFGGYGFSGTLGFLVGLGIPTPIAFLVIIGEFFGALGLILGLFTRLSALGIGIIMIGAATFHTANGFFINWAGNQQGEGYEFHLLIIAISVVLFIKGGGKASIDSLIEEKLD, from the coding sequence ATGTTTCAAAAATTTTTTAAAACAGATTCGGATCTAGGATCTCTTATTCTCAGAGTAGTAGCGGGAGTTGTCATGTTCCCACATGGAGCGCAGAAGGTTTTGGGTTGGTTCGGCGGTTACGGTTTCTCCGGAACCCTAGGTTTTTTAGTCGGGCTCGGAATTCCAACACCGATTGCGTTCCTCGTAATCATTGGAGAATTCTTCGGGGCGCTCGGCTTAATCTTAGGACTCTTTACGAGACTTTCCGCACTCGGAATCGGAATCATCATGATCGGTGCGGCGACCTTTCACACCGCAAACGGATTCTTCATCAATTGGGCCGGAAATCAACAAGGGGAAGGATACGAATTTCATCTCCTGATCATCGCAATTTCCGTAGTTCTTTTTATCAAAGGCGGCGGGAAAGCGTCTATCGATTCTTTGATCGAAGAAAAACTCGACTAA
- a CDS encoding MarR family winged helix-turn-helix transcriptional regulator, giving the protein MGTHYKGNKREKAVLDAFIKLSRCSDSIRQLEDKVFTKYGLTNGQFGCLETLHHLGPMCQKEIGQKLFSCEGNITQIIDNLEKRKLVQRVRSEEDRRYIIIHLTTEGRELVQKAFPDLLQNLIQKFEPLTEDRLLDLSGSLKEVGFKAV; this is encoded by the coding sequence ATGGGAACCCATTACAAAGGAAACAAACGGGAAAAGGCAGTTTTGGACGCTTTTATCAAACTCAGCCGTTGTTCCGACTCTATCCGTCAATTGGAGGATAAGGTTTTCACTAAGTATGGGCTCACAAATGGACAATTCGGTTGTTTGGAAACACTCCATCACCTTGGTCCGATGTGCCAAAAAGAAATCGGTCAAAAACTTTTTTCCTGCGAAGGAAACATAACTCAGATTATCGATAACCTCGAAAAGAGAAAACTCGTCCAAAGAGTTCGGAGCGAAGAAGATCGACGTTATATTATCATTCATCTTACAACGGAAGGAAGGGAACTTGTCCAAAAGGCATTTCCCGATTTGCTCCAGAATCTGATCCAAAAATTCGAACCTCTGACGGAAGATCGACTCCTCGACCTAAGCGGTTCTCTCAAAGAAGTCGGTTTTAAAGCAGTATGA
- the truD gene encoding tRNA pseudouridine(13) synthase TruD gives MSEHPFSGFLVYELKQNPEDFRVEEILAPGWLKESGKWTIFRLKKSGWNTLDALQRIARESGLSISEIGYAGKKDRHATTIQHISAEKPLKVPRELATVLQLERIGKSERILTPEANSGNRFVLTLRNLLEKEEDAIRRNFEKGLQSGFINYYDSQRFSRFHPEFRLPIFPFLQGGDPEACLKLLLTDPFPGEKKQARDRKKELQKFWGNWKACEKLAGTKLESRIFSFLKKEKNITSGTYLELISLFPEEELLMLLSSLQSLVWNEFVSELLGAESSSGVWIKTKSGPLFFPEESLIQSIPSEYNLRVPGVPGIKALEYSEKEMDFLRSTLSRLSLKETVFEKSPFPKIKMNSFDRNLRVVPENFVWEEFESDDLNPERKKVKISFRLPSGCYATMLVKRLMLRADV, from the coding sequence GTGTCAGAACATCCTTTTAGCGGGTTTTTGGTCTACGAACTCAAACAAAACCCGGAAGATTTCCGGGTCGAAGAAATTCTCGCGCCTGGTTGGCTGAAAGAAAGCGGAAAATGGACGATCTTCCGACTCAAAAAATCCGGTTGGAACACTCTCGACGCGCTCCAGAGGATCGCAAGAGAGTCTGGACTCTCCATCTCCGAAATCGGATATGCGGGGAAAAAGGACCGACACGCCACGACGATCCAGCACATCAGCGCTGAAAAACCTCTCAAGGTTCCGAGAGAATTGGCGACTGTGCTTCAACTGGAGAGGATCGGGAAGAGTGAGAGAATTCTTACTCCGGAAGCGAACAGCGGGAATCGTTTTGTTCTTACTCTTAGGAATCTGCTCGAAAAGGAAGAAGACGCGATTCGTAGGAATTTCGAAAAGGGACTCCAATCCGGTTTTATCAACTACTATGATTCACAACGTTTTAGTCGATTCCATCCGGAGTTCCGACTTCCGATCTTTCCTTTTCTGCAAGGAGGAGATCCGGAGGCTTGCCTAAAACTTCTTCTGACGGATCCGTTTCCTGGAGAAAAAAAGCAGGCTCGGGATCGAAAGAAAGAACTCCAGAAATTCTGGGGAAATTGGAAAGCCTGCGAAAAACTCGCCGGAACGAAGTTGGAAAGTCGGATCTTCTCATTTTTAAAAAAAGAAAAAAACATCACTTCCGGAACGTATCTCGAACTGATCTCACTTTTTCCGGAAGAAGAATTGTTGATGCTTCTTTCTTCCTTACAATCTCTCGTCTGGAACGAATTCGTATCCGAACTTCTTGGGGCCGAAAGTTCGTCGGGAGTTTGGATCAAAACGAAATCCGGACCCTTGTTTTTTCCTGAGGAGTCACTAATTCAATCAATTCCATCGGAATACAATCTTCGAGTTCCCGGCGTGCCGGGTATAAAAGCATTAGAATATTCTGAAAAAGAAATGGACTTTCTGAGATCGACTCTTTCCCGTCTTTCATTGAAAGAAACCGTCTTCGAAAAATCGCCCTTCCCGAAAATTAAGATGAATTCATTCGATAGAAATCTAAGAGTTGTTCCTGAAAATTTTGTTTGGGAAGAATTTGAATCGGACGATCTGAATCCGGAAAGAAAAAAGGTGAAGATCTCCTTTCGCCTGCCTTCGGGATGTTATGCGACGATGCTCGTCAAACGTTTGATGCTAAGAGCCGACGTTTGA
- a CDS encoding aldo/keto reductase — protein MPQKALNQSVTLNNGVSMPIFGLGVWKTKSGKECTEAVLSALEAGYRHIDTAKIYSNEEDVGKAIRESGIPRKEIFITTKLWNADQGTEKTRKALEQSLEKLGIDQVDLYLIHFPVTSRRLDSWKELEKAYHDKLCNAIGVSNFMIPHLTELLNESTITPAVNQVEFHPFLNQIELLDYCKNHKIQLEAYSPLAHGQRIDDPQIAKIGKKYGKTPAQILIRWAIEQNIVVIPKSTKKERIIENANVFDFKISEEDMKILNSLDENFRTCWDPSEVA, from the coding sequence TCAATCTGTAACACTCAACAACGGAGTTTCAATGCCGATCTTCGGACTTGGAGTTTGGAAAACAAAATCGGGAAAGGAATGCACCGAAGCGGTTCTTTCCGCATTGGAAGCCGGTTACAGACATATCGATACCGCAAAAATTTATTCGAACGAGGAAGACGTGGGGAAAGCGATTCGTGAAAGCGGGATCCCGAGAAAAGAAATCTTTATCACTACTAAATTATGGAATGCCGATCAAGGAACTGAAAAAACGCGAAAGGCTTTGGAACAGAGTTTAGAAAAACTCGGGATCGATCAAGTGGATCTGTATCTCATCCATTTTCCTGTGACTTCTCGAAGATTGGATTCCTGGAAGGAATTGGAAAAGGCGTATCACGATAAACTCTGTAATGCGATCGGAGTGAGCAATTTTATGATTCCTCACTTAACGGAATTGTTAAACGAATCGACGATTACTCCTGCGGTCAATCAGGTCGAATTTCATCCTTTCCTAAATCAAATCGAACTTCTCGATTATTGCAAGAATCATAAAATTCAACTGGAAGCATACAGCCCACTCGCTCACGGACAAAGGATCGACGACCCGCAAATCGCAAAGATCGGAAAAAAATACGGTAAGACTCCGGCTCAGATTCTGATCCGATGGGCGATCGAACAAAACATAGTCGTCATTCCGAAATCCACAAAAAAAGAAAGAATCATAGAAAACGCGAACGTCTTTGATTTTAAGATTTCGGAAGAGGATATGAAAATCCTAAATTCCCTGGATGAGAATTTTAGGACGTGTTGGGATCCTTCGGAAGTCGCCTGA